A segment of the Streptococcus chenjunshii genome:
TTTCATCAGGGTCTATTCCATCTTTTATCCAAATAATTTTTTCAAGATTTAAATGCTCTTTCAGTTTTTCTTCAATAGCATCTTTGCTCATATGGGGATTGCGTCCTTCGCTCAGCAAGCACATTTCAGTCGTAATCAGAGTGCCCTCACCATCTACAGTGATAGACCCGCCCTCCAAAACAAAATTATCTGTGCGATAAGAATCTATCCCTTCAATTTCACAAATTTTTTGCGCCACTTGGTCATCTTTGTCCCAAGGAAAATAAAGACCGTCTACTAATCCGCCCCAAGCATTGAAAACCCAGTCGTTAGCCCGAAGCTGACCTTTATCATTGACAAGAAAGGTAGGACCGCAGTCTCTTACCCAAGCATCGTCTGAAGACATTTCAACCAGCCTGACCTCTTCGGGCAGATGGGCTCTGGCATTCTGATACTGATCAGCACTGACACACATTGTGACAGATTCAAAACGGCTGATTGCGCTGGCGACATTAACAAAGGCTATCTGAGCCGGCTTACCGCCATTACGCCAGTTATCCGGCCGTTCCGGCCAGATCATCCAGACCTGCTGCTGCTTTTCAAATTCTCCCGGCATCCGAAAGCCATCCTGCCTAGGAGTTGTCTTTAATATACGTTTTGCCATAACATACCTCCACCAAGATACAAAGGCCGTGAAGAACGCAAAGAGAAAATAGGAGACTGGACGAAGAGCCGCAAGACTCTAGGACAGGCTATCTTTTTCTCACAGCGTTTAGGCCGTGTTCAATTCCACCAAGATACAAAGGCCGTGAAGAACGCAAAGAGAAAATAGGAGACTGGACAAAGAGCCGCAAGGCTCTAGGACAAGCTATCTTTTTCTCACAGCGTTTAGGCCGTGTTCAATTCCACCAAGATACAAAGGCCGTTAAAAACGCAAAGAGAAAATAGGCGGTAAGTCCGAAATCTATGATTTCGCAGACGCACCCCTGCCAAGATGACTAGAAGGGTGCGGTCGGCTGTTAAGACGACAAAGCCTTCAGTCATCT
Coding sequences within it:
- the aguA gene encoding agmatine deiminase — translated: MAKRILKTTPRQDGFRMPGEFEKQQQVWMIWPERPDNWRNGGKPAQIAFVNVASAISRFESVTMCVSADQYQNARAHLPEEVRLVEMSSDDAWVRDCGPTFLVNDKGQLRANDWVFNAWGGLVDGLYFPWDKDDQVAQKICEIEGIDSYRTDNFVLEGGSITVDGEGTLITTEMCLLSEGRNPHMSKDAIEEKLKEHLNLEKIIWIKDGIDPDETNGHIDDVACFIRPGEVACIYTEDQDHPFYQEAQAAYRTLMNAVDAKGRRLKVHKLCVTQKPCYLKGADTIDFVEGTLPRREGEVSIASYMNFLIVNGGIILPQYGDENDDLAMRQVAAMFPDHEVVGVRTEEIAYGGGNIHCITQHQPKV